The following coding sequences are from one Perognathus longimembris pacificus isolate PPM17 chromosome 13, ASM2315922v1, whole genome shotgun sequence window:
- the Znf408 gene encoding LOW QUALITY PROTEIN: zinc finger protein 408 (The sequence of the model RefSeq protein was modified relative to this genomic sequence to represent the inferred CDS: deleted 1 base in 1 codon; substituted 2 bases at 2 genomic stop codons) yields the protein MRSDILESFLRGNLEVKSCFREELRRGGSLPEKGGFRTWDGEAEQLCLQTLSLSPEPPLGPDSGWSSSREGCAPDPKNLLPGPSPAVLALKSLPGGLAVDPSRVREQRLGVWCVGEPLQPGLRWGPLEEESMSEKDQRVKPSQEEALSHGPWGAMCTRKXCSGSTSLVQQARLESEGNVALIWINKRLHLQVYQVLLPGFELLLWPQHLSESLSPTQLKTEDGAMVVEEESSVRKEVSSPEEDTAEPCTDLGYLSPHSNQAEHMMSPGPVSPSQDQPSKENQPLGPLLQGGCVDEEHPLPAETSPSARGTQPHAFLTKKLHVPSDQRLPGTKTSEPGAQLLGFPVHLGRLPGPARSSPKQGRWYPCGECGKAFLQLCHLKKHEFIHTGHKPFLCTECSRSYSSEESFKAHTLGHRGVQPFPCPQCDKAYGTRRDLREHXVVHSGARPFVCDQCGKAFARRPSLRLHRKSHQAPAAPALCPCPVCGRSLANQGSLQNHMRLHTGEKPFLCPHCGRAFRQRGNLRRHMQLHMGECPYSCPHCAAFPQLPELRRHLISHTGEAHLFPVCGKALRDPHTLCAHERLHSRERPFLCPQCGRAYTLATKLRRHLQSHLADKPYRCLTCGMGDALPQGLKRHQLSPQPQGPPAVPSVPPAASEPTTVLLQTEPALRDTGSQQEVPPGRDVVEVIIALSQEKYIVGPEEPGPGPSMVLIHKDAGAFGGWADMEDGEASTRPIKTVLALHVWVLFLFASPGRYRSVLREADQDSLPCLCTTIVSRTASDLAEMFVLRWEGQAALPGQARPLSNKPLDLE from the exons ATGAGATCTGACATTTTGGAGTCGTTCCTCAGAGGAAATTTGGAAGTCAAAAGCTGTTTCCGGGAGGAGCTGAGAAGAGGAGGCTCACTTCCGGAGAAGGGAGGCTTTCGGACCTGGGATGGGGAGGCGGAGCAGCTGTGCTTGCAGACACTGTCGCTCT CCCCCGAGCCGCCTCTGGGCCCGGACTCAGGATGGAGTTCTTCCAGAGAAGGTTGTGCACCGGACCCCAAAAACCTCCTGCCTGGACCGAGCCCAGCCGTCCTGGCTCTGAAGAGCCTCCCCGGGGGCTTGGCTGTCGACCCCTCGCGTGTCAGGGAACAGCGCTTGGGTGTCTGGTGTGTTGGGGAGCCCTTGCAGCCCGGGCTACGCTGGGGGCCGCTGGAAGAGGAGTCCATGTCTGAGAAGGACCAAAGAGTGAAGCCATCGCAGGAGGAA GCTCTATCACACGGCCCATGGGGAGCTATGTGCACCAGGAAATAGTGTTCAGGCTCGACCAG TTTGGTGCAGCAGGCCAGACTGGAGAGTGAGGGAAATGTGGCCCTGATTTGGATCAACAAGAGGCTCCACCTGCAGGTATACCAGGTCCTGCTGCCAGGTTTtgagctgctgctgtggccccagcATCTGTCAGAGAGCCTGAGCCCAACACAGCTCAAGACAGAGGATGGGGCAATGGTGGTGGAAGAAGAATCTTCTGTACGAAAAGAAGTATCCTCCCCTGAAGAAGATACAGCAGAACCTTGCACAG ACTTGGGTTACCTGTCACCTCATAGTAACCAGGCAGAACACATGATGAGCCCTGGACCTGTGTCTCCATCCCAGGACCAACCTTCCAAAGAGAACCAACCCCTTGGCCCATTGCTTCAGGGTGGCTGCGTGGATGAGGAGCACCCACTGCCCGCAGAGACGTCCCCTTCTGCCAGGGGCACCCAGCCACATGCCTTCTTAACCAAAAAGTTACATGTCCCCAGTGACCAGCGCCTACCAGGAACaaagacctcagagcctggggcccAGCTCTTGGGCTTTCCTGTACACTTAGGAAGACTGCCTGGCCCAGCAAGAAGCTCCCCCAAACAGGGGCGCTGGTACCCATGTGGGGAATGTGGCAAGGCATTCCTGCAGCTGTGCCACCTTAAGAAGCATGAGTTCATACACACGGGCCACAAGCCCTTCCTGTGCACAGAGTGCAGCAGGAGCTATAGCTCAGAGGAGAGTTTCAAAGCCCACACGCTGGGCCACCGAGGCGTGCAGCCCTTCCCCTGCCCACAGTGTGACAAGGCCTACGGCACCCGGCGAGACCTCAGAGAGCACTAGGTGGTCCACTCAGGTGCCCGGCCCTTTGTGTGTGACCAGTGTGGCAAGGCCTTTGCCCGCCGGCCCTCCCTGCGGCTCCATCGCAAGAGTCACCAGGCGcctgctgcccctgccctgtgcccATGCCCAGTGTGTGGGCGCTCCCTGGCCAACCAAGGCTCCCTGCAGAACCACATGCGTCTCCACACGGGAGAGAAACCCTTCCTGTGCCCACACTGCGGCCGGGCCTTCCGCCAGCGGGGCAACCTGCGCAGGCACATGCAGCTGCACATGGGAGAGTGCCCTTACAGCTGCCCACACTGTGCGGCCTTCCCCCAGCTGCCCGAGCTGCGGCGCCATCTCATCTCCCACACAGGGGAGGCCCACTTGTTCCCTGTGTGTGGGAAGGCCCTCCGAGACCCACATACCCTCTGTGCTCACGAGCGCCTGCACTCCAGGGAGAGGCCCTTCCTGTGCCCCCAGTGTGGCCGGGCATACACGCTGGCCACCAAGCTGCGGCGTCACCTGCAATCCCACTTGGCTGATAAGCCCTACCGCTGCCTTACCTGTGGCATGGGCGATGCCCTCCCCCAAGGCCTCAAGCGGCACCAGCTtagtccccagccccagggtcctCCTGCTGTCCCCTCTGTGCCTCCTGCCGCCTCTGAACCCACCACGGTGCTCCTGCAGACTGAGCCGGCTCTGCGGGACACAGGCAGCCAACAGGAAGTGCCCCCAGGCAGGGATGTGGTCGAGGTGATCATTGCACTGAGCCAGGAGAAGTACATTGTAGGGCCAGAGGAGCCAGGTCCCGGCCCCAGCATGGTGCTGATCCATAAGGATGCGGGC GCGTTTGGTGGCTGGGCTGACATGGAGGATGGGGAGGCAAGCACCCGACCCATAAAGACTGTTCTCGCTCTACATGTTTGGGTCCTCTTTCTCTTTGCGTCCCCTGGCCGGTACAGGAGTGTCCTGAGAGAAGCAGATCAGGACAGCCTTCCCTGCTTATGCACCACTATTGTGTCCAGGACTGCGAGTGACCTAGCAGAGATGTTTGTATTGCGGTGGGAGGGGCAGGCTGCtctgccaggccaggccaggcccctgAGCAACAAGCCCTTAGATTTGGAATGA